Proteins from a genomic interval of Caulobacter rhizosphaerae:
- a CDS encoding chemotaxis protein CheW — MTAEPPTQAIEALTFDLRGETFALEASLVREVLDLLPETGVPGAPPFVGAVINFRGRVIPLVDLRLAFDMDAAEPTIDSRIVVIEHELDGEPALIGLRADKVHEVTTIDRAVTEEVPRVGLRWRSDFIRLLARRDGDVIVIPDLEQIFAARGRSGASVTTLHTMQS, encoded by the coding sequence ATGACCGCCGAACCGCCGACCCAAGCCATCGAGGCCCTGACCTTCGACCTGCGCGGCGAAACCTTCGCCCTCGAGGCCAGCCTGGTCCGGGAAGTCTTGGACCTGTTGCCCGAGACCGGCGTGCCGGGGGCGCCGCCGTTCGTCGGCGCCGTCATCAACTTCCGCGGCCGGGTGATCCCGCTGGTCGACCTGCGCCTGGCCTTCGACATGGACGCGGCCGAACCCACGATCGACAGCCGGATCGTGGTCATCGAACACGAACTGGACGGCGAGCCGGCCCTGATCGGTCTGCGGGCCGACAAGGTTCACGAGGTGACCACGATCGACCGCGCCGTCACCGAAGAGGTTCCGCGCGTCGGCCTTCGCTGGCGATCCGACTTCATCCGCCTGCTGGCGCGGCGCGACGGCGATGTGATCGTCATTCCCGACCTCGAGCAGATTTTTGCCGCGCGTGGCCGATCCGGCGCGTCGGTGACGACCCTT
- a CDS encoding chemotaxis protein CheA produces the protein MSGLDPVETFRQEAQDLLEEIEQGLLDLAHRPGDRDLVDAVFRGLHTLKGSGAMFGFDALAAFTHHCETAFDRVRKGEVAATPELVGAVLAAQDHMRALAEGRPASEADGDLLLADLHRVVEAAGRPASAEIVSEPGLNRWRVRFSLPADALLNGTRPLPLLDELRELGDCTVVAITDATPDFDVLVPTECHLAWDVTLVTKHGRDAIEDVFIFVIDDMTLDIQDMNAAAAEPETVADVAEVPGAPQAVATQAEVPNEARGTKVGGDTVRVPAERLDEMMDRVGELVIAQSRLKQLAASSSDIALRAVAEEIERLASEMRDTMMVVRMVPIAQLFGRFRRLIHDLARDTGKAIELSTEGEATELDKTVIERLADPLIHLIRNAADHGLETPEQRLAAGKPESGQVVLAARQSGAEVVITITDDGRGVDRARVRAKAEENGLIQPGQVLSDNELLQLIFAPGFSTAAAITNLSGRGVGMDVVKRTIEGLRGSIDLTSTPGQGSVVSLRIPLTLAIIDGLLVRVGTGRYVIPLASVEECVELSVEQDVRSTGRNLITLRDQLVPFIRLRQMFATGLEPDPHQKIVVVSTGQDRVGLVVDQILGDHQTVIKALSAFHAEVGAFSGATILGDGGVALILDIAHLVAAGQGQDAPLRAAS, from the coding sequence GTGAGCGGCCTCGATCCCGTCGAGACCTTCCGCCAGGAAGCCCAAGACCTGCTGGAGGAGATCGAGCAGGGGCTGCTCGACCTGGCGCATCGTCCGGGGGATCGCGATCTGGTGGACGCGGTGTTCCGCGGCCTCCACACCCTGAAGGGCTCGGGGGCCATGTTCGGCTTCGACGCCCTGGCCGCCTTCACCCATCACTGCGAAACCGCCTTCGACCGCGTCCGCAAGGGCGAGGTTGCGGCCACGCCCGAACTGGTCGGCGCGGTCCTCGCCGCCCAGGACCACATGCGGGCCCTGGCCGAGGGCCGCCCTGCGTCCGAGGCGGACGGCGACTTGCTGCTGGCCGATCTGCATCGCGTGGTCGAGGCCGCCGGGCGCCCGGCGTCCGCCGAGATCGTTTCGGAACCCGGCCTGAACCGTTGGCGGGTCCGCTTCAGCCTGCCGGCCGATGCGCTGCTCAACGGAACCCGGCCGCTGCCCTTGCTGGACGAGCTGCGTGAGCTGGGCGACTGCACGGTGGTCGCCATCACCGACGCGACGCCCGACTTCGACGTGCTGGTCCCGACCGAATGCCACCTGGCCTGGGACGTGACCCTGGTCACCAAGCACGGCCGCGACGCCATCGAGGACGTCTTCATCTTCGTGATCGACGACATGACCCTGGACATCCAGGACATGAACGCCGCCGCGGCCGAGCCCGAAACCGTCGCGGACGTCGCCGAGGTTCCTGGCGCGCCGCAGGCCGTCGCGACGCAGGCGGAGGTCCCCAACGAAGCCCGGGGGACCAAGGTCGGCGGCGACACCGTGCGCGTCCCCGCCGAACGCCTGGACGAGATGATGGACCGGGTGGGCGAGCTCGTCATCGCCCAGTCCCGTCTCAAGCAACTGGCGGCCTCCAGCAGCGACATCGCCCTGCGCGCCGTGGCCGAGGAGATCGAGCGCCTGGCTTCGGAGATGCGCGACACCATGATGGTCGTGCGCATGGTGCCGATCGCCCAGCTGTTCGGCCGCTTCCGCCGTCTGATCCACGATCTGGCCCGCGACACCGGCAAGGCCATCGAGCTGTCCACCGAGGGCGAGGCCACCGAGCTGGACAAGACGGTGATCGAGCGTCTGGCCGATCCGCTGATCCACCTGATCCGCAACGCCGCCGATCACGGCCTGGAGACCCCCGAACAGCGCCTGGCCGCCGGCAAGCCGGAGTCGGGCCAGGTCGTGCTGGCCGCCCGCCAGTCCGGCGCCGAGGTGGTGATCACCATCACCGACGACGGCCGCGGCGTCGATCGCGCCCGGGTTCGCGCCAAGGCCGAGGAGAACGGCCTGATCCAGCCCGGCCAGGTGCTGAGCGACAACGAGCTGCTGCAACTGATCTTCGCGCCGGGCTTCTCGACCGCGGCGGCGATCACCAACCTGTCGGGGCGCGGCGTCGGCATGGACGTGGTCAAGCGCACGATCGAGGGCCTGCGCGGCTCGATCGACCTGACCAGCACGCCGGGACAGGGCTCGGTGGTTTCGCTGCGCATTCCGCTGACCCTGGCGATCATCGACGGCCTGCTGGTGCGGGTCGGGACGGGTCGCTACGTCATTCCGCTGGCCTCGGTCGAGGAGTGCGTGGAGCTGTCGGTCGAGCAGGATGTCCGCTCCACCGGCCGCAACCTGATCACCCTGCGCGATCAGCTGGTGCCGTTCATCCGCCTGCGCCAGATGTTCGCCACCGGCCTGGAGCCGGATCCCCACCAGAAGATCGTCGTGGTCTCCACGGGACAGGACCGCGTTGGCCTGGTCGTCGACCAGATTCTCGGCGACCACCAGACCGTCATCAAGGCCCTGTCGGCCTTCCATGCCGAGGTCGGGGCCTTCTCGGGGGCGACCATCCTGGGCGACGGCGGCGTCGCCCTGATCCTCGATATCGCCCACCTGGTGGCCGCCGGCCAGGGCCAGGACGCGCCGCTGCGCGCCGCCAGCTGA
- a CDS encoding response regulator — translation MTSILTVDDSASIRQAIRIALSGEGYTVTEAVNGQDGLDKGSAGGFDLIVTDLNMPVMDGLAMIRALRQRPAGAGVPILFLTTESDAEIKAQAKAAGATGWLTKPFDPEQLIRVVKKVLAK, via the coding sequence ATGACCTCGATCCTCACCGTGGACGATTCCGCCAGCATCCGGCAGGCGATCAGGATCGCCCTGAGCGGCGAAGGCTACACCGTCACCGAGGCGGTCAATGGCCAGGATGGGCTGGACAAGGGCTCGGCTGGCGGCTTCGACCTGATCGTCACCGACCTGAACATGCCGGTCATGGACGGCCTGGCGATGATCCGTGCGCTGCGTCAGCGCCCGGCCGGCGCCGGCGTGCCGATCCTGTTCCTGACCACCGAGTCCGACGCCGAGATCAAGGCCCAGGCCAAGGCCGCGGGCGCGACCGGCTGGTTGACCAAGCCGTTCGACCCCGAGCAACTGATCCGCGTGGTCAAGAAGGTCCTGGCCAAGTGA
- a CDS encoding STAS domain-containing protein encodes MPDNAGTCARRGPTLLLSAGKNTISFAGEVTISNIGAARDDLDAALREDGPVFVDIAAVEETDLTFIQLIESARRKAAATGRDFRLRYPAGGAVLEVLRRGGFLDADETSERAKFWLQGTAQ; translated from the coding sequence GTGCCAGATAACGCTGGTACCTGCGCGCGGCGGGGGCCGACGTTATTGTTGAGTGCAGGTAAAAATACGATTTCGTTCGCCGGAGAGGTGACGATATCAAATATCGGCGCGGCTCGTGACGATCTTGACGCGGCTCTGCGTGAAGATGGTCCGGTTTTCGTCGATATCGCCGCGGTCGAAGAGACCGACCTGACGTTCATCCAACTCATCGAATCTGCGCGCCGCAAGGCCGCTGCGACTGGCCGTGACTTCAGGTTGCGTTATCCGGCGGGCGGCGCGGTGCTGGAAGTTCTGCGCCGTGGCGGCTTCCTCGACGCCGACGAAACCTCCGAGCGCGCCAAGTTCTGGCTTCAAGGGACCGCCCAATGA
- a CDS encoding helix-turn-helix domain-containing protein, producing MQVTSVSEPHHVDRHVGALIRAKRKAMGMSQTELAEALGITFQQIQKYERGANRVSSSKLYEIALKLNTPLADFFEGLDHPGISGDTPAGGLIDFLGESGSQDLVVAFKAMNPNLRRRLVALAKAMANTDDEA from the coding sequence ATGCAAGTCACGTCCGTTTCCGAGCCGCATCATGTGGACAGGCACGTCGGGGCCCTTATCCGCGCCAAGCGCAAGGCCATGGGCATGTCGCAGACCGAACTGGCCGAGGCGCTGGGCATCACCTTCCAGCAGATCCAGAAATACGAGCGGGGCGCCAACCGCGTCAGCTCGTCCAAGCTCTACGAGATCGCCCTGAAGCTGAACACGCCGCTGGCCGATTTCTTCGAGGGTCTGGATCATCCTGGAATCAGCGGCGACACGCCCGCCGGCGGCCTGATCGACTTTCTCGGCGAAAGCGGCTCGCAGGATTTGGTCGTCGCGTTCAAGGCGATGAACCCCAACCTGCGCCGTCGCCTGGTGGCGCTGGCCAAGGCCATGGCCAATACCGACGACGAAGCCTGA
- a CDS encoding ankyrin repeat domain-containing protein codes for MLLRLAVLMATMVMADQAAAACFVSGTALPDARQALAAADHGQAGREVMSAVLDGDVAGVERRLAVDKTLAATRGGPNGDLLSLAIARCDKPMVERLLAFGASPDGAPGAIPLSLALRATDPWFADRLLKAGADPGRRVDGAYWPLKAAVGLNSLGAVRLLVAHGAPVEEHDAGGATPLRLAVEQQNFRIAEFLLQQGANPWSVGANGETVGAVVDGPMRPGEPEEQAARQRVVPILEKAGWRFPGVLDAREIRRLVLAGAWPPAAARAAGWTSPPPATVKARMARYWAADGEKRPR; via the coding sequence ATGCTCTTGAGGCTCGCCGTCCTGATGGCGACGATGGTGATGGCGGATCAGGCTGCGGCGGCGTGTTTCGTGAGCGGCACGGCTCTGCCCGATGCCCGCCAGGCGCTGGCGGCGGCCGACCACGGCCAGGCCGGGCGCGAGGTGATGTCCGCCGTGCTGGACGGCGATGTCGCCGGCGTCGAACGCCGCCTGGCCGTCGACAAGACACTGGCCGCCACGCGCGGTGGTCCGAACGGCGACCTGCTGAGCCTGGCGATCGCGCGCTGCGACAAGCCGATGGTGGAGCGCCTGCTGGCCTTTGGCGCGTCGCCGGACGGCGCGCCGGGCGCCATCCCGCTCAGCCTGGCCCTGCGGGCGACCGACCCCTGGTTCGCAGACCGTCTGCTGAAGGCCGGGGCCGACCCCGGCCGACGGGTTGACGGCGCCTATTGGCCGCTGAAGGCGGCGGTCGGCCTGAACTCCCTGGGGGCGGTGCGGCTGCTGGTCGCCCACGGCGCGCCGGTCGAGGAGCATGACGCCGGCGGCGCGACGCCGCTGCGTCTCGCGGTCGAGCAGCAGAACTTCCGCATCGCCGAATTCCTGCTGCAGCAGGGCGCCAATCCCTGGAGCGTCGGCGCTAACGGCGAGACGGTCGGAGCGGTGGTCGACGGGCCCATGCGCCCAGGCGAGCCGGAGGAGCAGGCGGCGCGCCAGCGCGTCGTGCCGATCCTGGAGAAGGCCGGTTGGCGCTTCCCGGGCGTCCTGGACGCCCGCGAGATCCGCCGCCTGGTCCTGGCCGGCGCCTGGCCGCCGGCGGCGGCGCGCGCCGCCGGCTGGACCTCGCCGCCGCCGGCGACGGTCAAGGCCCGCATGGCTCGCTACTGGGCGGCTGACGGCGAAAAGCGCCCACGCTAG
- a CDS encoding DUF2974 domain-containing protein, with protein MRIESGSTTAIGAARESQVAATSVDASVAADWAAPTARAPVSVAPAARVQAADATVAASAGGQAEELARAKVHLALADDVYNDTPNPPAGWHVAGEDDLARLGLDATDLEEPGSSFRARVYANADGGYVVAFRGSATAEDWRNNFQQGLGLDSGHYDKALVIGERLRTAGEDVTLTGHSLGGGLASAAAVASGLEADTFNAAGLSDDTLVAARANGAAAPHVDAYYLDGDPLSRVQDGGDRWIGAGLGGLFGGLGGGILGALLADAPAAYGDRHQLRPVGPEGQSGGDASLGDLHGRAWLISSLDAAYRAAVH; from the coding sequence ATGCGCATCGAGAGCGGATCAACGACGGCGATCGGCGCGGCGCGAGAGTCGCAGGTCGCCGCGACCTCCGTCGACGCGTCCGTCGCCGCCGACTGGGCGGCGCCGACCGCCCGAGCGCCGGTCAGCGTCGCGCCGGCGGCCCGGGTCCAGGCTGCTGACGCCACAGTGGCGGCGAGCGCCGGCGGCCAGGCCGAGGAGCTGGCCCGGGCCAAGGTCCACCTGGCCCTGGCCGACGACGTCTACAACGACACGCCCAATCCACCGGCCGGCTGGCATGTGGCGGGCGAGGACGACCTGGCGCGGCTGGGCCTGGACGCCACCGACCTTGAGGAGCCCGGCTCCAGCTTCCGGGCCCGGGTCTACGCCAATGCGGACGGCGGCTATGTGGTCGCCTTCCGGGGCTCGGCCACCGCCGAGGACTGGCGCAACAATTTCCAGCAGGGGCTGGGCCTGGACTCCGGCCACTACGACAAGGCCCTGGTCATCGGCGAGCGCCTGCGTACGGCCGGCGAAGACGTCACCTTGACCGGCCACTCCCTGGGCGGCGGCCTGGCCTCGGCCGCCGCGGTGGCGTCCGGCCTGGAAGCCGACACCTTCAACGCCGCCGGCCTCAGCGACGACACCTTGGTGGCGGCGCGGGCGAACGGCGCGGCCGCTCCGCACGTCGACGCCTACTATCTGGACGGGGACCCGCTGAGCCGGGTTCAGGACGGCGGCGACCGCTGGATCGGCGCGGGGCTGGGCGGACTGTTCGGCGGCCTGGGCGGCGGGATCCTTGGCGCGCTGCTGGCGGACGCGCCGGCCGCCTACGGCGACCGCCATCAGCTGCGGCCGGTCGGGCCGGAGGGGCAGTCGGGCGGCGACGCCTCGCTGGGCGACCTGCATGGCCGCGCCTGGCTGATCTCCAGCCTTGACGCGGCCTATCGCGCGGCGGTCCACTAG
- a CDS encoding LysM peptidoglycan-binding domain-containing protein produces the protein MTSVSLNTQASAAGGGRSGASGDEHLVKPGETLSGIAAERGVSLDALIRANPQIVNPNLIRPGQVLALPAGGGEPRSYRVADGDTLSKIGETLGVSWQAIAQANHLANPNLIHVGQELRVPGGGAAPVRTETTAASPATFVQTQAANRPTGVLPSTAGLSASQTYELYAGYVNAYGSAEAKADLAAGRQVILGLRTETAVNANGGKGAYDDRVVVLQANASGGTVTEFSANTEPSGQYDGRFGSDFNGDGRLELGRMAEGTVSFRKSRSDSLGDVLRPTGPLGVERDTNHDGRIDASDPRGKGQSTDNSFLFHAGGNVNTGSAGCQTLKPGDFRTFWNGLGDQKTFNYVLVDVDRHAAPGGATPVQPASRDNVQLGALSERYETGGRGPGTVSSGAGDPGGVSYGSYQLAGNLGRPQQFLANEGRAWAAEFGAASPGSASFTATWKAIAAREPEAFKAAQHAYIQRTHYDVQVAHVQAATRLDLATRSAALKDVAWSTSVQHGPETNAIVKAMARVEAQGVSPSDGQAYDRALINAIYDERGKRDASGGLAYFTSSSAQVQASVAARFGDERRDALAMLDR, from the coding sequence ATGACCAGCGTGTCCCTGAACACCCAGGCCTCAGCGGCCGGCGGCGGGCGCTCCGGAGCCTCGGGGGACGAGCACCTGGTCAAGCCGGGCGAGACCCTGTCGGGCATCGCGGCGGAGCGCGGCGTGTCGCTGGACGCCCTGATCCGCGCCAACCCGCAGATCGTCAATCCCAACCTGATCCGCCCCGGCCAGGTCCTCGCCCTTCCAGCCGGCGGCGGCGAGCCCCGCTCGTATCGCGTGGCCGACGGCGACACCCTGTCGAAGATCGGCGAGACGCTCGGCGTCTCCTGGCAGGCGATCGCCCAGGCCAACCACCTGGCCAATCCGAACCTGATCCATGTGGGCCAGGAACTGCGCGTCCCGGGCGGCGGCGCGGCCCCCGTGCGGACGGAGACGACGGCCGCCTCTCCCGCCACCTTCGTCCAGACCCAGGCCGCAAACCGCCCCACGGGCGTCCTGCCCTCGACGGCGGGCCTCAGCGCCAGCCAGACGTACGAACTCTACGCCGGCTACGTGAACGCCTACGGCAGCGCGGAAGCCAAGGCCGACCTGGCCGCCGGCCGGCAAGTGATCCTGGGCCTGCGCACCGAAACGGCCGTCAACGCCAACGGCGGCAAGGGCGCTTATGACGACCGCGTCGTGGTGCTGCAGGCGAACGCGTCCGGCGGGACGGTGACGGAGTTCTCGGCCAATACCGAGCCCTCCGGCCAGTACGACGGCCGCTTCGGTTCGGATTTCAACGGCGACGGCCGTCTGGAGCTGGGCCGCATGGCCGAGGGCACGGTCAGCTTCCGGAAAAGCCGCAGCGACAGCCTGGGCGACGTGCTACGGCCGACGGGCCCGCTCGGCGTCGAACGCGACACCAACCACGACGGCCGGATCGACGCCAGCGACCCGCGAGGCAAGGGCCAGAGCACCGACAACTCGTTCCTGTTCCATGCCGGCGGGAACGTCAACACCGGCTCGGCCGGCTGCCAGACCCTGAAGCCTGGCGACTTCCGTACATTCTGGAACGGGCTGGGCGACCAGAAGACCTTCAACTACGTGCTGGTGGACGTCGACCGCCACGCAGCGCCCGGCGGCGCCACGCCCGTCCAGCCCGCGTCCAGGGACAACGTCCAGCTGGGCGCGTTGTCCGAGCGGTACGAGACCGGCGGGCGCGGCCCCGGCACGGTGTCGTCGGGCGCCGGCGACCCGGGCGGGGTGTCCTACGGCAGCTACCAGTTGGCCGGAAACCTGGGGCGGCCGCAGCAGTTCCTGGCCAACGAGGGCCGGGCGTGGGCGGCGGAGTTCGGCGCCGCCAGCCCGGGCTCGGCCAGCTTCACGGCGACCTGGAAGGCGATCGCGGCGCGCGAGCCCGAGGCGTTCAAGGCCGCCCAGCACGCCTACATCCAGCGCACCCATTACGACGTCCAGGTCGCGCATGTGCAGGCGGCCACGCGGCTGGATCTTGCGACCCGCTCGGCGGCCCTGAAGGACGTGGCCTGGTCGACCTCGGTGCAGCACGGGCCGGAGACCAACGCCATCGTCAAGGCGATGGCCAGGGTCGAGGCGCAGGGGGTCTCGCCGTCGGATGGCCAGGCCTATGACCGGGCGCTGATCAACGCGATCTATGACGAGCGCGGCAAGCGCGACGCCAGCGGCGGCCTGGCCTATTTCACCAGCTCTTCGGCCCAGGTCCAGGCTTCGGTCGCCGCCCGGTTCGGCGACGAGCGACGCGACGCCCTGGCCATGCTCGACCGATGA
- a CDS encoding DUF6683 family protein: MKRCLVPALSAIVLAVGLPAAAQDFPSIGSQYIDFGSSMMAVGQMNNVLGNTARGGGTSTRRGSASAAAGLSASRQAVSVNTRYRASPAVTTRVKGQFADFVAKTDPANGPRLRQAVQQNDLLGAWEKHVSVDGLRRGDVADAMAAYWVQNWQIANNVPFTDRTQVQAVRGQVYRALGSNPQFARLDDNAKQEMAEVFMYNFVAQGSAFSDATAKGDKSLSRRLSDAAVARFRSEMNIDLRQLKLTPAGFAR; the protein is encoded by the coding sequence ATGAAACGCTGCCTTGTTCCCGCCCTCAGCGCCATTGTGCTGGCCGTGGGCCTTCCCGCCGCGGCACAGGATTTCCCCAGTATCGGCAGCCAGTACATCGACTTCGGCTCGTCCATGATGGCCGTCGGCCAGATGAACAACGTGCTGGGCAACACCGCGCGCGGCGGCGGGACCAGCACGCGTCGCGGCTCCGCCAGCGCCGCCGCCGGGCTGTCGGCGTCGCGGCAGGCCGTGTCGGTCAACACCCGCTACCGCGCCTCGCCGGCAGTCACCACCCGGGTCAAGGGCCAGTTCGCCGACTTCGTAGCCAAGACCGACCCCGCCAACGGCCCTCGCCTGCGCCAAGCGGTCCAGCAGAATGACCTGCTGGGCGCCTGGGAAAAGCACGTCTCGGTCGATGGCCTGCGCCGCGGCGACGTGGCCGACGCGATGGCCGCCTACTGGGTGCAGAACTGGCAGATCGCCAACAACGTGCCCTTCACCGACCGCACCCAGGTCCAGGCTGTCCGGGGCCAGGTCTATAGAGCGCTCGGCTCCAACCCGCAGTTCGCGCGTCTCGATGACAACGCCAAGCAGGAGATGGCGGAGGTTTTCATGTACAATTTCGTCGCCCAGGGCTCGGCCTTTTCGGACGCCACGGCCAAGGGCGACAAGAGCCTGAGCCGGCGGCTTTCAGACGCGGCGGTGGCGCGATTCCGTAGCGAGATGAACATCGACCTGCGCCAGTTGAAGCTGACCCCGGCCGGCTTCGCGCGCTGA
- a CDS encoding FliO/MopB family protein, with product MNLASALLELLTVAVALAIVLGLAFFSLKLLKRLQAGVPSDDQIRYLRALPVGQRERLTLVAYRDEVFLLGVTAGQITVLDRRTRTAEELAAEATAAELARRRAAQPSMAMRQLIGKTLARERPDF from the coding sequence GTGAACCTCGCCAGCGCGCTGCTCGAACTGCTGACCGTCGCCGTCGCCCTGGCCATCGTGCTGGGCCTGGCGTTCTTCTCCCTCAAGCTGCTCAAGCGCCTGCAGGCCGGCGTGCCCAGCGACGACCAGATCCGCTACCTGCGCGCCCTGCCGGTGGGCCAGCGCGAGCGTCTGACCCTGGTGGCCTATCGCGACGAGGTGTTCCTGCTGGGGGTCACGGCCGGTCAGATCACCGTCCTGGACCGCCGGACCCGCACGGCCGAGGAACTGGCGGCCGAAGCGACCGCCGCCGAGCTGGCCCGTCGGCGCGCGGCCCAACCCTCCATGGCGATGCGCCAGCTGATAGGGAAAACCCTAGCTAGGGAACGCCCCGACTTCTGA
- the sctU gene encoding type III secretion system export apparatus subunit SctU, with product MAEKNDGGDKTEKPTPKRLSDARKKGDVPKSKDVTSTAVLGAWLLLGLMVAGVTLDRLGGLFDEIFAVMDRPFAEAWPIAGAAAGKAFVSITAMLLLPIAIFGMLAEFAQVGPVFTLEKMSPKMSHMNPGEGLKRMFNTDNLFEVVKSLAKTLLLVVLTWIVAAAAFDKLMAVPTGEADGALAAYGGLTFQLLAGTVGVFLFVSMLDFAYQKFSFTKKMRMSRRDIRQEMKDSEGDPHVKAHRRQLHQEWAQQNAVQAARDASVLVVNPTHIACALAYDPAEHAVPVLLGKGEGLIAQAMREAAEAGGVPIIRNVELARALRDKVAVDDIIPQDLFAAVAEVILWARRLREEAATEPSPGEARSGPDDAASGPTFPPPPEGGFRPDQEPT from the coding sequence ATGGCTGAGAAGAATGACGGCGGTGACAAGACCGAAAAACCGACACCCAAGCGGCTGTCCGACGCCCGCAAGAAAGGCGATGTCCCCAAGAGCAAGGACGTCACCTCGACGGCGGTCCTGGGGGCTTGGCTGCTGCTGGGGCTGATGGTGGCCGGCGTCACGCTGGACCGGCTGGGCGGGCTGTTCGACGAGATCTTCGCCGTCATGGACCGCCCATTCGCCGAAGCTTGGCCGATCGCCGGGGCCGCCGCGGGAAAGGCTTTCGTGTCCATCACGGCGATGCTGCTGCTGCCCATCGCGATCTTCGGCATGCTGGCCGAGTTCGCCCAGGTCGGGCCGGTCTTCACGCTGGAAAAGATGAGCCCGAAGATGTCGCACATGAACCCCGGCGAGGGGCTCAAGCGGATGTTCAACACCGACAACCTGTTCGAGGTGGTCAAGTCGCTGGCCAAGACCTTGCTGCTGGTGGTGCTGACCTGGATCGTCGCCGCGGCCGCCTTCGACAAGCTGATGGCCGTCCCGACCGGCGAGGCCGACGGCGCGCTGGCCGCCTATGGCGGACTGACGTTCCAACTCCTGGCCGGCACGGTGGGGGTGTTCCTGTTCGTGTCGATGCTGGACTTCGCCTACCAGAAGTTCTCGTTCACCAAGAAGATGCGGATGAGCCGGCGCGACATCCGCCAGGAGATGAAGGATTCCGAGGGCGACCCGCACGTGAAGGCCCATCGCCGCCAACTGCACCAGGAGTGGGCGCAGCAGAACGCGGTGCAGGCGGCGCGCGACGCCTCGGTGCTGGTGGTCAATCCCACCCACATCGCCTGCGCCCTGGCCTACGATCCGGCCGAACACGCCGTGCCGGTGCTGCTGGGCAAGGGCGAGGGGCTGATCGCCCAGGCCATGCGCGAGGCGGCCGAGGCCGGCGGCGTGCCGATCATCCGCAATGTCGAGCTGGCGAGAGCCCTGCGCGACAAGGTCGCCGTCGACGACATCATCCCGCAGGACCTGTTCGCCGCCGTCGCCGAGGTCATCCTCTGGGCCCGCCGCCTGCGCGAGGAGGCGGCGACTGAACCTTCGCCCGGCGAGGCGCGTTCCGGCCCGGACGACGCCGCTTCGGGCCCCACCTTCCCGCCGCCGCCGGAGGGCGGCTTCCGGCCTGATCAGGAGCCTACGTGA